A stretch of the Kiritimatiellia bacterium genome encodes the following:
- a CDS encoding cofactor-independent phosphoglycerate mutase, translating to MQNRKCVILIGDGMGDYPQAELSGKTPLQSALIPNMRAIAAAGEARLVTTVPQGMPAGSDVANLCIMGFDPKKYYTGRAPIEAAGAGIELAEGDVAFRCNLITVENELITDHSAGHISTEEARPLIELIQNRLGNDGKRFFTGKSYRHLLVWKNGPHDGLVTTPPHDVLGQPAAKNAPRGPRAEEVLRLMEESKKIIGNRAANEARKKAGQNTATQIWLWGQGRSCVLPSYRKLFGLTGGVVTAVDLVRGIGRLAGLEAGIVQGATGFIDTDYAAKVRAALVILEKHDFVFVHVEAPDECSHNGDLRLKIRAIEDFDRMVVGPVWRALNERGQNYRLIIGTDHRTPVNIRNHTAEPVPMAVVDGPVAPPDGARVSGRFDEFISGGRDSGMAYKWLRQLLGKQAPAYFSRQEP from the coding sequence ATGCAAAACCGTAAATGCGTCATTCTGATCGGCGACGGCATGGGCGACTATCCGCAGGCGGAGCTTTCCGGCAAAACCCCCCTGCAGAGCGCCCTCATCCCCAACATGCGCGCCATTGCCGCCGCCGGGGAAGCGCGCCTGGTAACGACCGTGCCGCAAGGCATGCCGGCCGGAAGCGACGTGGCCAATTTGTGCATCATGGGATTTGACCCGAAAAAGTATTACACGGGGCGCGCGCCGATTGAAGCCGCCGGCGCCGGCATTGAACTGGCCGAAGGCGACGTGGCCTTCCGCTGCAACCTGATCACCGTTGAAAACGAATTGATCACGGACCATTCCGCGGGACACATTTCCACGGAAGAGGCGCGGCCGTTGATTGAACTCATTCAAAACCGGCTCGGCAACGACGGCAAACGGTTTTTCACCGGCAAGAGTTACCGCCATCTCCTGGTCTGGAAGAACGGCCCGCACGACGGACTTGTAACCACGCCGCCCCACGACGTCCTCGGCCAACCGGCCGCAAAAAACGCGCCCCGCGGACCGCGGGCGGAGGAAGTTCTGCGGCTGATGGAGGAATCAAAAAAAATAATCGGAAATCGCGCCGCGAATGAAGCGCGGAAAAAAGCCGGCCAAAACACTGCCACCCAAATCTGGCTCTGGGGCCAGGGCAGGAGCTGCGTCTTGCCTTCCTACCGCAAGCTTTTCGGCTTGACCGGGGGCGTGGTAACGGCGGTTGACCTGGTGCGCGGCATCGGCCGGCTGGCCGGCCTGGAGGCCGGCATCGTGCAAGGGGCCACCGGCTTCATTGACACCGATTACGCCGCCAAGGTCCGGGCCGCCCTGGTTATACTTGAAAAACATGATTTTGTTTTTGTGCACGTGGAAGCGCCGGACGAATGCTCTCATAACGGCGACTTACGGCTGAAAATCAGGGCGATTGAGGATTTTGACCGCATGGTCGTGGGCCCGGTCTGGCGCGCGCTCAATGAGCGCGGCCAGAATTACCGGCTGATAATCGGCACCGACCACCGCACCCCGGTAAACATCCGCAATCATACGGCCGAGCCGGTGCCGATGGCGGTCGTGGACGGCCCGGTTGCGCCGCCGGACGGCGCGCGCGTCTCCGGCCGGTTTGATGAATTCATCAGCGGCGGCAGAGACAGCGGCATGGCCTACAAATGGCTGCGGCAACTTCTGGGCAAGCAAGCACCCGCATATTTTTCCCGGCAGGAACCATGA
- a CDS encoding 2Fe-2S iron-sulfur cluster binding domain-containing protein produces the protein MEKRVGQKTAIIINESREITAKSGISLLQALKDADIFVPSACGGRGICGLCRVQVTEGAPADFTTAERTQISAEEQQNNVRLACQIMLYQAGGKTDRKLRVSIPEAFLSARPYTAVVSELRDLTRDIREVRLALSRPASISFKSGQYIQMRIPPYAGNKKTVYRAYSIASPPSQNKSLELVIRRIPRGIGTTYVFEHLKKGNRVVFSGPHGDFFLRATGREIVMIAGGAGMAPMKSILADMREKKINRRSRYFFGVRSPADVFYAGPMRELETALPDFKFIPSAANAPAGKKWEGAVGLVTETLARELQENFAGEVYLCGSPAMIEACLKILRQKKIPAENIFYDKFS, from the coding sequence ATGGAAAAGCGTGTCGGCCAAAAGACCGCCATCATCATAAACGAAAGCCGGGAAATTACCGCCAAGTCCGGCATTTCCCTCCTGCAGGCGCTGAAAGACGCGGACATTTTTGTCCCCTCCGCCTGCGGCGGCAGGGGCATATGCGGCCTCTGCCGCGTGCAGGTTACGGAAGGCGCTCCGGCGGATTTTACCACCGCCGAACGGACACAGATCAGCGCCGAAGAACAGCAAAACAACGTCCGGCTGGCCTGCCAGATCATGCTTTATCAGGCCGGCGGCAAAACAGACCGCAAGCTGCGTGTTTCCATTCCGGAAGCGTTTCTCTCCGCGCGGCCTTACACCGCGGTTGTTTCGGAATTGCGAGACTTGACCCGTGACATCCGGGAAGTGCGCCTCGCGCTCTCGCGGCCGGCGTCCATTTCCTTCAAAAGCGGCCAATACATACAAATGCGCATTCCGCCGTACGCGGGAAACAAAAAAACGGTTTACCGCGCCTATTCAATCGCCTCGCCGCCCTCGCAAAACAAGAGCCTTGAGCTCGTAATCCGGCGCATCCCCCGCGGCATCGGCACAACCTACGTTTTTGAACATTTAAAAAAAGGCAACCGCGTGGTTTTCAGCGGCCCGCACGGCGATTTTTTCCTGCGCGCAACCGGCCGCGAAATTGTCATGATCGCGGGCGGGGCGGGTATGGCGCCGATGAAATCCATCCTGGCCGACATGCGCGAGAAGAAAATCAACCGCCGATCCCGCTATTTTTTCGGCGTGCGCTCCCCCGCCGACGTCTTTTACGCCGGCCCGATGCGCGAACTTGAGACGGCCCTGCCGGATTTCAAATTTATTCCTTCCGCCGCGAACGCGCCGGCCGGAAAAAAATGGGAAGGCGCGGTTGGCCTGGTGACCGAGACGCTGGCGCGCGAACTGCAGGAAAATTTTGCCGGGGAAGTTTATCTCTGCGGCAGCCCCGCCATGATTGAAGCCTGCCTGAAAATATTGCGGCAGAAAAAAATTCCCGCCGAAAACATTTTTTATGATAAATTCAGTTGA
- a CDS encoding glycosyltransferase family 2 protein — translation MFKDQKVIVVMPAYNAEKTLLRTYHEVTEQSEVDEIILVDDASHDRTAGMARTLPRVKVHVHHENRGYGANQKTCYRLALASGADIVIMIHPDYQYTPKLIPAMVALIGNGLYDCVLGSRILGGYALRGGMPLWKYFSNRALTFFSNLLMGAKLSEYHTGYRAFSRRLLQSLPLERNSDDFVFDNQIVAQIIWLGVQIAEISCPTKYFKEASSINFRRSVTYGFGCVAAAVAFRLAKMRLLRSVLFPAATEGKSLRDGQPGADGLL, via the coding sequence ATGTTCAAGGATCAGAAAGTGATCGTGGTCATGCCGGCTTACAATGCCGAAAAAACACTTCTCCGGACTTACCACGAGGTTACGGAGCAGAGCGAGGTTGATGAAATCATTCTGGTGGACGATGCCAGCCATGACCGCACCGCCGGGATGGCCAGGACCCTGCCGCGGGTCAAGGTGCACGTCCACCATGAAAACCGCGGTTACGGCGCCAACCAGAAAACCTGTTACCGCCTGGCCCTGGCGTCCGGCGCCGATATCGTGATCATGATCCATCCGGATTACCAGTACACGCCGAAGCTTATCCCGGCCATGGTGGCGCTCATCGGCAACGGTTTATATGATTGCGTGCTGGGTTCGCGCATCCTGGGCGGGTACGCTCTCAGGGGCGGCATGCCGCTTTGGAAATATTTTTCCAACCGCGCCCTGACCTTTTTTTCAAACCTGCTCATGGGCGCGAAACTTTCCGAATATCATACCGGCTACCGCGCCTTTTCCCGCCGTCTGCTGCAGAGCCTGCCCCTGGAGCGCAACTCGGACGATTTTGTGTTTGATAATCAGATCGTGGCCCAGATTATCTGGCTGGGGGTCCAAATCGCGGAAATCAGCTGCCCGACAAAATATTTCAAGGAAGCTTCTTCAATAAATTTCCGGCGCAGTGTAACCTACGGCTTTGGCTGCGTGGCCGCCGCCGTCGCCTTCCGCCTGGCGAAAATGCGGCTTTTGCGTTCGGTTCTTTTTCCGGCGGCGACGGAAGGGAAATCGCTGCGGGACGGGCAGCCGGGGGCGGACGGCCTGTTGTGA
- a CDS encoding UbiA prenyltransferase family protein — protein MNILPYIRIARPDHWLKNVFIVPGVLLAFYFAPELAAWKNAAAIAAGFVCACLIASSNYVLNEILDAPSDSFHPFKRLRPIPSGQARVAPAYCLWLALAAAGISLAFMINIPFGFSGLLLWVMGLVYNVPPVRLKDSPYVDVLSEAVNNPIRLALGWFAAGLLTPPPLSMFLAYWMFGAFLMAIKRLAEFRDLGDQRVASVYRRSFGWYTDERLLVSIIFYAAFFGMTAGIFIIRYRIELVLATPLVAACMAYYLHIGFRPHSAAQHPENLFSEKKLMALLWIAFLVCAGLLFYDLVPLRRFFTPRIPPPEHGGKVELKI, from the coding sequence ATGAACATTCTGCCTTACATCCGCATCGCCCGTCCGGACCACTGGCTTAAAAACGTTTTTATTGTGCCGGGGGTTTTGCTGGCTTTTTATTTTGCGCCGGAACTGGCGGCGTGGAAAAACGCGGCCGCTATTGCCGCCGGTTTCGTTTGTGCCTGCCTGATTGCCTCCAGCAATTACGTCCTCAATGAAATTTTGGACGCCCCCTCCGACAGCTTTCATCCGTTCAAGCGTTTGCGGCCGATTCCCTCCGGCCAGGCCAGGGTCGCACCGGCCTATTGCCTCTGGCTGGCGCTGGCGGCGGCCGGCATAAGCCTGGCGTTTATGATCAATATCCCCTTTGGTTTTTCGGGTCTCTTGCTTTGGGTCATGGGGCTTGTTTATAATGTGCCGCCCGTGCGTCTCAAAGATTCGCCGTATGTGGATGTTCTCAGCGAGGCGGTTAACAACCCCATCCGGCTGGCGCTCGGCTGGTTTGCGGCGGGTTTGCTCACGCCCCCGCCGCTTTCAATGTTCCTCGCCTACTGGATGTTCGGCGCCTTCCTGATGGCGATTAAACGGCTGGCGGAATTCCGCGATCTGGGCGACCAGCGGGTGGCCTCGGTCTATCGCCGCTCCTTTGGCTGGTATACCGACGAGCGTCTGCTGGTAAGCATTATTTTTTACGCCGCTTTCTTCGGAATGACCGCCGGTATTTTTATTATCCGTTACCGCATTGAACTGGTGCTGGCGACGCCGCTGGTGGCCGCCTGCATGGCCTATTACCTGCACATCGGGTTCCGGCCGCACAGCGCCGCCCAGCATCCCGAAAATCTTTTTTCCGAAAAAAAGCTCATGGCGCTTCTCTGGATTGCTTTTCTGGTCTGCGCCGGACTTTTGTTTTACGATCTGGTCCCGCTCCGCCGTTTCTTTACGCCCCGCATCCCGCCGCCGGAGCATGGCGGAAAGGTGGAATTAAAAATATAA
- a CDS encoding discoidin domain-containing protein has protein sequence MKFRKTFVLLSALIVLAAVFRIGFFIFGLRHVPISTDEAWPALMGMHVLKGEFPVFYWGQNYMGSHQAFFDALIFAVCGVNTFAARLYPLFFSFLFLAASGMLARRLYGRETALTTLAILVVPPAYLSMAGALSVPPEYLPLTALGSCALVLLAGIALKKSPTISRDETPVFLLLGLLLGCIFWLHLVSISYIAVALLFVFLRDKLFFLRPAVWISIAAFFIGSFPFWQFNCAHGFITFSDMGGTGDWQSAWQLLKALFGVTLHFITGIKIMLYGDSCHFTALPVWLAVALGLIICFLLLTVLLTRWRGMRLWLKWLPNGADGTAILLALALAVGFLFCRSERSAWHNTRFLLPVMSAMPVLLAAGLERLRQWNRHVFLFLLAIIIGAQAWGNILLYRAWRDPETVAKKLELPDTSALRRFLREHGIFHAYAHYWISYRITFESREQIVCAEPFNERFPGRKTQYLDEVHAAANIAFITHPTLNFVGDFEKHLAAIGGTYHQQKTGDFTVYYDFLPPYGRLKLREIDRAPWQFSSGQYPENLDRMADGKLYTSWTTGAPQKNGDQIMIDLGREEKICKVRFDLAGVECDAPNGYRLEISRDGTGWRQVYESGPVAAGFYWENGQPWMHVGNDFYTAVFAPLKARYLRLTLTAGQRRFWWSIAELRVFGPEEK, from the coding sequence ATGAAATTCCGGAAAACATTTGTTTTATTATCCGCGCTCATCGTCCTTGCGGCCGTGTTCCGAATCGGCTTTTTCATTTTCGGACTGCGCCACGTGCCGATTTCCACGGACGAAGCCTGGCCGGCCCTGATGGGAATGCACGTGCTCAAGGGGGAATTCCCGGTTTTTTACTGGGGGCAAAATTACATGGGAAGCCACCAGGCTTTTTTTGACGCCCTGATTTTCGCCGTTTGCGGCGTTAATACTTTCGCGGCGCGCCTCTATCCCCTCTTTTTTTCTTTTTTGTTCCTGGCCGCATCGGGCATGCTTGCGCGGCGTCTCTACGGCCGCGAAACGGCCCTGACCACACTGGCCATATTGGTTGTGCCGCCCGCTTATCTCAGCATGGCCGGGGCATTGAGCGTGCCGCCGGAATATCTGCCGCTGACCGCGCTGGGCAGCTGCGCGCTGGTTCTGCTGGCCGGCATCGCGCTGAAAAAATCCCCGACAATCAGCCGGGACGAAACGCCGGTCTTCCTCCTGCTCGGCCTGCTGCTGGGCTGCATTTTCTGGCTGCACCTGGTTTCCATCAGTTACATTGCCGTGGCGCTGCTTTTTGTTTTCCTGCGCGATAAACTCTTTTTCCTGCGGCCGGCCGTCTGGATTTCCATTGCGGCTTTTTTTATCGGCAGTTTTCCGTTCTGGCAATTCAATTGCGCCCATGGCTTTATCACCTTCAGCGACATGGGCGGCACCGGCGACTGGCAGTCCGCCTGGCAGCTGCTGAAAGCGCTTTTCGGCGTAACGCTCCACTTCATAACCGGAATAAAAATCATGCTTTACGGCGACAGTTGTCATTTCACCGCCCTGCCGGTTTGGCTGGCGGTTGCGCTCGGCCTGATAATATGCTTCCTGCTCCTGACCGTTCTTCTCACGCGCTGGCGCGGCATGCGGCTCTGGTTGAAGTGGCTGCCGAACGGAGCCGACGGCACCGCCATCTTGCTGGCGCTGGCGCTGGCGGTCGGATTTTTATTCTGCCGGAGCGAGCGTTCGGCCTGGCATAATACGCGCTTCCTTCTGCCGGTTATGTCGGCCATGCCGGTTCTGCTGGCGGCCGGCCTGGAACGCCTAAGGCAATGGAACCGGCATGTATTTTTGTTCTTACTGGCGATTATCATCGGCGCGCAGGCCTGGGGAAATATTCTGCTCTATCGCGCCTGGCGCGACCCGGAAACGGTCGCCAAAAAGCTGGAACTGCCGGATACATCCGCCCTGCGCCGTTTTCTGCGCGAGCACGGGATTTTTCACGCTTACGCGCATTACTGGATTTCCTACCGCATAACCTTTGAATCGCGCGAACAGATCGTCTGCGCCGAGCCTTTCAACGAACGTTTCCCCGGCCGCAAAACGCAATATCTGGATGAGGTCCATGCCGCCGCGAACATTGCTTTTATCACCCACCCCACCCTTAATTTTGTCGGTGATTTTGAAAAACATCTTGCCGCCATCGGCGGGACATACCACCAGCAGAAGACCGGAGATTTTACCGTTTATTATGATTTTCTGCCGCCATACGGGCGGTTAAAACTGCGCGAGATTGACCGCGCCCCCTGGCAATTCTCATCCGGACAATATCCGGAAAACCTGGACCGGATGGCGGACGGCAAACTTTACACAAGCTGGACAACCGGCGCGCCGCAGAAAAACGGCGACCAGATTATGATAGACCTGGGGCGGGAAGAAAAAATATGCAAAGTCCGCTTTGACCTGGCCGGAGTGGAATGCGACGCGCCCAACGGCTACCGCCTGGAAATCTCGCGCGACGGAACGGGCTGGCGACAGGTTTATGAATCGGGGCCGGTGGCCGCCGGGTTTTACTGGGAAAACGGCCAGCCATGGATGCACGTCGGCAATGATTTTTACACCGCCGTTTTTGCGCCGCTTAAAGCGCGTTATCTCCGCCTGACTTTGACCGCCGGTCAGCGCCGTTTCTGGTGGTCAATCGCTGAACTGCGCGTTTTCGGGCCAGAAGAAAAATAG
- the ruvB gene encoding Holliday junction branch migration DNA helicase RuvB — MKEKHSAELNRRDAEFEQGLRPRKFNDFVGQAKVKERLELAVQAALGRKDVLDHVLLSGPPGLGKTTLAYILADAMGVNIKATSGPIVDKPADLAGLLTSVEQGDVIFIDEIHRMQKSVEEYLYSAMEEFVIDIMIDQGPNARSVRLSLPRFTLVGATTRSGLLSSPLRSRFGLNSRLDYYHADDLRLILERSARILNVAVDKDGVAEIAGRARGTPRIANNLLRRVRDYAQVKADNKIVRAVADRALEMLDIDKYGLDDMDKRILSAIVHKFAGGPVGLNSLAVSVSEEPDTIEEVYEPYLIQEGYLKRTPQGRQATELCYQRLGLAVPADQQGRLL; from the coding sequence ATGAAAGAAAAACATTCAGCCGAGTTAAACCGGCGTGACGCCGAATTTGAACAAGGGCTGCGTCCCCGCAAATTCAATGATTTTGTCGGCCAGGCAAAAGTCAAGGAGCGCCTTGAGCTTGCGGTGCAAGCCGCGCTGGGCCGGAAAGACGTTCTGGACCATGTCCTTCTCTCGGGCCCGCCGGGGCTGGGCAAGACCACGCTGGCTTATATTCTGGCCGACGCCATGGGCGTCAACATCAAGGCCACTTCCGGGCCGATCGTTGACAAGCCGGCCGATTTGGCCGGGCTTCTGACGAGCGTGGAGCAGGGCGACGTCATTTTTATTGACGAAATTCACCGCATGCAGAAATCGGTTGAGGAATACCTTTATTCCGCCATGGAGGAATTTGTCATTGATATCATGATTGACCAGGGGCCGAATGCCCGCTCCGTGCGGCTCTCGCTGCCGCGTTTCACGCTCGTCGGCGCCACGACGCGCAGCGGGCTTCTCTCCTCGCCGCTGCGTTCCAGGTTCGGCCTGAATTCCCGTCTTGATTATTACCATGCCGACGATTTGAGGCTGATTCTGGAAAGGTCGGCCCGTATTCTCAATGTGGCGGTTGACAAAGACGGCGTCGCCGAAATCGCCGGCCGGGCGCGCGGCACGCCGCGCATCGCCAACAATCTGCTGCGCCGGGTGCGCGATTACGCCCAGGTGAAGGCCGACAATAAGATTGTGCGAGCGGTGGCCGACCGGGCATTGGAAATGCTGGATATTGACAAATACGGGCTGGACGACATGGACAAACGCATCCTTTCGGCCATTGTGCATAAATTCGCCGGAGGGCCGGTCGGGTTGAATTCGCTGGCCGTATCGGTGAGCGAGGAGCCGGATACGATAGAAGAAGTATATGAGCCGTACCTTATCCAGGAGGGGTATTTGAAACGCACCCCCCAGGGCCGCCAGGCAACGGAACTATGCTATCAGCGCCTTGGCCTGGCCGTGCCGGCCGATCAACAGGGGCGGCTGCTGTAA